Below is a genomic region from Thermoproteales archaeon.
AGCGTGAAAAATATTTCTATATGATTTTTTGGATACCATGCGACTGTGCAGGAGAAAAAGGTTTAGCTACAATGGTTATCTATCCTAAACAGCCTAGATACAAAGATGGGGCGCCAGTTGTTGTTACCTCCCAAGGAGGACATACTCCTGGCACGCTTCATCCTCCCACGCCGGATTTTGATCCTCAAGGAGTGGTGTGGATAGAATTTCTATTTCCAGGAGGTAGGTTTGAGAAATTTGAAAGCGGCGGAGTTTTCGATTATGGAGGAAGGGCTTGCGCTGAGGCTCTTTACTCTGTTCTACAGTTTGCCCAGGGTAAGATAGAAAATACTGTCGGGAAAAAGATATTCGACTATGTAGACTATCCAATTTTAACGGATAACGTTGGAGTTATAGGCAATTCAAATGGGGGCAATATCGCTGGACAGACGTTTGCACGATACTCGAGTGGGCTCGAAGGTGTGAAATACATAATATTCTACGAGACTCCAGCTGGAGACCATTATGTTGTGGGTGATTTAGGGAGGATAGGAGATGATCCAGATAGGAGAGTGGACGGAGACGGAGATGGAATACCATGGGATGATGCTAGAAATTTAAGATACATTGAGGGCTCGTGTAGCGAGACTAGCTGCCAAATAGACTTCTCTACTCTAGATTACGATCCTACAATTGGCTTCTACCTAGACAACAACGGAGATGGACGGGCAAACTACATTGGTAGCTATCCACGTGTAAAAACTGACATTGATGGCAGTGGCGCTTTAGAACCGGACGAAGATTTCATTTTTATGGCTTTAAACGTTAATATTAACGGTAAAGAGAGAGTAGTGTATTCTTACTTGGTAACTAAAGCTGCTTGGGACAAAGGCTTGTTCAGCAAAGTCCCAGAGAAGATTATGAAGCCTGAAGAAGCCTATAATTTCTGGTTTGAAAGAGAAATATGCTACCATTACGATGAAATTTCTAAAAACATACCATGGCTTAAAGTTATGCAGCTTGGCTTTGTCGAGGATCATGTGCAAGCTTCTAGAGATCACCCGCATGTCGTAATAAATTATAACGCTTTTAAAAATAGAGGACACTGGGTCAGACTAAACCCCGATAAAAGCTATATAAAGTTGCTGACAGGTGCTCAGCTGAGCGTTAAAGAAAACCCTGCAAATATAGAGCTAACATTTGATAACGTAGTCCAACACTTGCTGACTTTTAGAAATGTAAAGCTCGTAGTTCAGGCTGCTGTTTTAGAAATGGCTGATAGAGTCCAATACGATAACTGGACAAACGATCTAAGCAAAGCTTTACCGGAAACTTCAGTACCTGGAAAAACCGAGTGCATGTACGAAATCGAGGTAGTAGAGGGTTTTCTAGCAGAAGCTCCTAACGGCAACAAGCTATACGTTAGGATTTACCAACCTAAAATTACGCTTTACAAAGCCAAGTTTCCGGCAGTCATATACGTTAATGGTGGAAGAGGCGAAGGAGTGGTAGGGGATGCGCAAAGCCAAGAAAGATTTCTTAACGTGGCCGAGCTTGGAGTCATAGAAGTTTATTTTAATCCTGAAGGTGTAGGCCCTCCACCTTATAGAAGTGAAGGAACTCCAGACTTTGGAGGATATAGGCAACAGGATGATTTAATGGCCATAATCCTTTACGTTAAATCGCTTCCTAATGTAGATCCTGATAATATAGGTATTATAAGCTTTTCCTTTGGCATCGCGACAGCTGCCGGATGTCTGGGCAGACATCCGGAGCTTGGCGTTAAATATCTAATAGATGTAGAAGGGCCTTCGCATAGCATAATAGCTGCTATGGATTATGGGACTAAAGAACAGCAAGAGAGTTTCTATAAATCTTTTGGACATTGGAGTCTAGCTAAAGATCCTTCGCCTGAGAATCAGGCGTGGTGGGCTGAGAGAGAAGCCTACCGCTATATTGGAAACTTTACCGGAGCATATTTAAGGATTCAGGGAGAAATAGATCATATACAGCCTAAAGGAATATATGAACATGCATTGATAATGAATAACGAAGCCGTTAAAGGGAAACCTTGGTGGGTTAGGATAGGATTAGCTGAGCAAGGCAACCCTGTAAATCAAATATATCCTCTAGATGATCCATCTAAATGGCCTAAATGGATACACGGGAGAATCAAAGACAAGTGGATTGAAGTTACGAGAAAGGCTATTCTAGAGATGGTTAGCATGTTTGGCGGTATATCACAGGTTTGCGAAACTTCTAATGCCAAAACTGGTTTAAAAATATCCGTGCACGATGTCGATATGCTAGAGAATGGTCATTTTCTTTTGACTCTTTTCACTATAGGAGGTGGACCGAGTAAAGTAGTAGAAGTTGACGAAAATGGGAATGTCTTATGGTTGTTTGAAAACCTCAATTTTGCTCATGGAGCCGAAATTTTAGGGGATAAAGTTTTAATATCCGACACTGGCAACGATAGAGTTATAATAGTTGACAAGAAGACAAATCAGATGATTTGGAATTCGGATGAGATAACGCTAAGCGATGGCTCGACCCTAAAATATCCAAATGATGCGGATTTCATAGCTGAGAACCGTATTCTCATAACTGATAGGAACAATCATAGAGTTATAGAAATCGATTTAAACGGTAATATACTCTGGCACTTCGGCGAAACAGGAGTTCCGGGAAACGACCTGAAACATTTAAAGTTTCCACATAACGCCGATAGGTTGCCTAACGGGAATACCATAATATGCGACTCGGAAAACAATAGGATACTAGAAGTAGACCCATCAGGGAACGTAGTCTGGGTTTACGAGAACGGCTTAAACTGGCCCAGAGATGCTGATAGACTCTCCAACGGCAACACCTTAATTGTTGATTCTAAAAATGGTAGAATCATAGAAGTCAGTCCAGACGGGAATATTGTTTGGAGCTTTAGTAA
It encodes:
- a CDS encoding PQQ-binding-like beta-propeller repeat protein, whose product is MNTFLGKKSLTVAILAVVISASIIAIFLLLQQQQQVQPPKPPLPEPGPPKHSPPLGEECGPVEREKYFYMIFWIPCDCAGEKGLATMVIYPKQPRYKDGAPVVVTSQGGHTPGTLHPPTPDFDPQGVVWIEFLFPGGRFEKFESGGVFDYGGRACAEALYSVLQFAQGKIENTVGKKIFDYVDYPILTDNVGVIGNSNGGNIAGQTFARYSSGLEGVKYIIFYETPAGDHYVVGDLGRIGDDPDRRVDGDGDGIPWDDARNLRYIEGSCSETSCQIDFSTLDYDPTIGFYLDNNGDGRANYIGSYPRVKTDIDGSGALEPDEDFIFMALNVNINGKERVVYSYLVTKAAWDKGLFSKVPEKIMKPEEAYNFWFEREICYHYDEISKNIPWLKVMQLGFVEDHVQASRDHPHVVINYNAFKNRGHWVRLNPDKSYIKLLTGAQLSVKENPANIELTFDNVVQHLLTFRNVKLVVQAAVLEMADRVQYDNWTNDLSKALPETSVPGKTECMYEIEVVEGFLAEAPNGNKLYVRIYQPKITLYKAKFPAVIYVNGGRGEGVVGDAQSQERFLNVAELGVIEVYFNPEGVGPPPYRSEGTPDFGGYRQQDDLMAIILYVKSLPNVDPDNIGIISFSFGIATAAGCLGRHPELGVKYLIDVEGPSHSIIAAMDYGTKEQQESFYKSFGHWSLAKDPSPENQAWWAEREAYRYIGNFTGAYLRIQGEIDHIQPKGIYEHALIMNNEAVKGKPWWVRIGLAEQGNPVNQIYPLDDPSKWPKWIHGRIKDKWIEVTRKAILEMVSMFGGISQVCETSNAKTGLKISVHDVDMLENGHFLLTLFTIGGGPSKVVEVDENGNVLWLFENLNFAHGAEILGDKVLISDTGNDRVIIVDKKTNQMIWNSDEITLSDGSTLKYPNDADFIAENRILITDRNNHRVIEIDLNGNILWHFGETGVPGNDLKHLKFPHNADRLPNGNTIICDSENNRILEVDPSGNVVWVYENGLNWPRDADRLSNGNTLIVDSKNGRIIEVSPDGNIVWSFSNLSMPYDADALPDGKILVSDSGKSMVMIIDRKGKVVWELAICELS